One part of the Candidatus Defluviilinea gracilis genome encodes these proteins:
- a CDS encoding LysM peptidoglycan-binding domain-containing protein produces the protein MLKKILLASILSLALLSFGFVRVQVAHAQESTPTPAELINEVNALRLANGLNALAVHPALMQIAQDEASGIASGMPGHWRPNNLTLGQWMMTLGYPLSGDLYQDGYRSENWILSQSSKDAVQGWLGDEPHTNTMLSPYRSDIGAGIAATEDGYILVIETALQTTSGQMQSNANAVLTGIPLTQQAYNAGATLAAENGTLPQYSLPIVLATANLGGDVIHEVQYGQTLWSIAITYGTTIKEIQRLNNWDSDDVYVGQQLLVMKGATPPPQVTPASVASAFPTLQPTATATILATSSATPPNAITTKSPQEMTLSVAAIALAALVLGIIIAFPRKKERD, from the coding sequence ATGCTGAAGAAAATCCTGCTGGCTTCGATTCTATCCCTCGCGCTCCTCTCGTTTGGATTTGTCCGCGTGCAAGTCGCTCATGCGCAAGAGTCCACGCCGACGCCCGCCGAACTCATCAACGAAGTCAACGCCTTGCGCCTCGCCAACGGATTGAACGCGCTGGCGGTGCATCCCGCCTTGATGCAGATCGCGCAGGATGAGGCGAGCGGGATCGCGTCGGGCATGCCAGGTCACTGGCGACCGAACAACCTGACTCTCGGTCAATGGATGATGACATTGGGATATCCGCTGTCTGGCGATCTTTACCAAGATGGCTACCGTTCGGAAAATTGGATACTCTCACAAAGCTCGAAAGACGCGGTGCAAGGCTGGCTCGGCGACGAGCCGCACACGAACACAATGCTCTCGCCTTATCGCAGCGACATCGGCGCGGGCATCGCCGCCACCGAAGACGGTTATATTTTGGTCATCGAGACCGCGCTCCAAACAACCAGCGGCCAAATGCAATCGAATGCCAATGCCGTCCTCACAGGCATTCCGCTCACGCAACAGGCATACAACGCGGGCGCAACCCTCGCCGCCGAAAACGGCACGCTCCCGCAATATTCGCTTCCCATCGTCCTCGCAACCGCGAACCTCGGCGGCGACGTGATCCACGAAGTGCAATACGGGCAAACTTTATGGAGCATCGCCATCACGTACGGCACAACGATCAAAGAGATTCAGCGACTCAACAATTGGGATTCGGATGATGTGTACGTCGGTCAGCAACTCCTTGTGATGAAGGGAGCCACGCCTCCTCCGCAGGTGACGCCTGCTTCAGTCGCCTCGGCGTTTCCCACACTTCAGCCGACCGCTACCGCGACGATCCTCGCCACTTCATCCGCAACCCCGCCTAATGCGATCACAACAAAGAGCCCGCAAGAGATGACTCTCAGCGTCGCGGCAATTGCCCTCGCCGCCCTCGTGCTGGGAATCATCATCGCCTTTCCGCGCAAGAAGGAAAGAGATTAA
- a CDS encoding NUDIX domain-containing protein — translation MKQKKLTHAGCVVFQVKGKRKTYLVVSSSTGKHWILPKGHIEQGESPRKAALRELREEAGVVGKIIQVGPVQSYAMKNEDVTVQYFVVRLTKIVTPDENRTLRWETQKKALELLSFDEAKQALRESLKSIRQVT, via the coding sequence ATGAAACAGAAAAAACTCACCCACGCTGGTTGTGTCGTTTTCCAAGTCAAAGGCAAGCGCAAGACTTATTTGGTGGTTTCATCTTCAACGGGTAAACATTGGATACTGCCTAAGGGACACATTGAACAAGGAGAATCTCCGCGCAAAGCGGCGTTGAGGGAATTACGAGAGGAGGCGGGGGTCGTTGGGAAAATTATTCAAGTTGGGCCCGTGCAATCGTATGCAATGAAAAATGAGGATGTCACCGTTCAATATTTCGTTGTGCGCTTAACAAAGATTGTCACACCTGACGAGAACCGCACGCTTCGATGGGAAACACAAAAGAAGGCGTTGGAACTGCTCTCCTTTGATGAAGCAAAACAAGCATTGCGGGAATCTCTGAAATCCATTAGGCAGGTCACATGA
- a CDS encoding class I SAM-dependent methyltransferase, with the protein MSTDSFQPLLDKALASRAHQVDSNHGAAFCLFNGFTEGDPSLSLDIYARTLVIHNYADDPTQNQQVIENLVNALRNSLVWLRAGILKQRNGLTQEDKRGVLLFGDSPDTKITEHGVSYALDLTMNRDASFYLDTSLLRKWLIENMKGKSVLNTFAYTGSFGVAALAGGASRVVQVDRNRRFLDLARKSYALNEFSVNRNDFLALDFFPAVSRFKTGKQTFDCVILDPPFFSSTPKGKVDQEKESARLINKVRPLVNDGGYLIAINNALYVSGQEYMQTLEELCKDGYLKIEELIPAPEHFVGYNRVNKPITDPTPFNHSTKIAVLRVRRKA; encoded by the coding sequence ATGTCGACCGATTCATTTCAACCTCTGCTGGACAAAGCCCTCGCCTCCCGCGCCCATCAAGTTGATTCAAACCATGGGGCTGCATTCTGCCTCTTCAACGGATTCACCGAAGGCGACCCAAGCCTTTCGTTGGACATCTACGCGCGGACACTAGTCATTCACAACTACGCGGATGACCCGACGCAAAATCAACAAGTTATAGAAAACCTAGTCAACGCCTTACGCAACTCCCTAGTCTGGCTACGCGCTGGGATTTTGAAACAGCGAAACGGACTCACGCAAGAGGATAAGCGCGGGGTACTTCTCTTCGGCGACTCGCCTGATACAAAGATCACCGAGCATGGAGTGTCGTACGCGCTTGACCTGACGATGAACCGCGACGCAAGTTTTTATCTCGATACAAGCCTGCTACGAAAATGGCTCATCGAAAATATGAAAGGCAAGTCCGTGCTGAACACGTTTGCCTACACGGGCAGTTTCGGCGTCGCCGCGCTGGCTGGAGGCGCGAGCCGCGTGGTGCAAGTGGATCGCAACCGCCGCTTTCTTGACCTGGCAAGAAAATCATACGCGCTCAACGAGTTTTCAGTCAATCGAAATGATTTCCTCGCGCTCGATTTTTTCCCCGCAGTCAGCAGGTTCAAAACAGGGAAACAAACTTTCGATTGCGTGATCCTCGACCCGCCATTCTTTTCGTCCACGCCCAAAGGCAAAGTGGATCAGGAAAAAGAGAGCGCGCGGCTCATCAATAAAGTTCGTCCGCTCGTCAACGATGGTGGGTATTTAATTGCGATCAATAACGCATTGTACGTCAGTGGGCAGGAGTACATGCAGACGCTTGAAGAGCTATGCAAGGATGGGTATTTGAAGATCGAAGAATTGATCCCCGCGCCTGAGCATTTCGTTGGGTATAACCGAGTGAACAAACCTATCACCGATCCCACGCCATTCAACCATTCGACGAAGATCGCGGTGTTGAGGGTGCGGCGGAAGGCATAG